Part of the Lolium rigidum isolate FL_2022 chromosome 6, APGP_CSIRO_Lrig_0.1, whole genome shotgun sequence genome, ACACGACTCCACGCGCTTCCGCTGATGCAAGACACATCACTGGAGCAAGGATAGGACAAGGAGGTCCTTATTCTGATTTTAGAACTGAAAACAACTTAACAAAGAACAAAAACCCTTCATCGGGAGAGGCCGTGATCCGCCACACCTAAAAGGCCCCAAGTTCAACCCTTAGATCATGTTTGCTCGTACTGCATGCGGCTGTGTATTTGGGATAAAATGATGGCATATATTGCCCAGAACTTAGAAGAAACGGAGTTTTATTATCTGCACACAAAAGAAAGCAGGGTAGGAGACCAAATACAGCAGGCCACCGGTTCCGGAACAAATCCTGCATCCGCGCTGCCGCTTCTCCACCTATGGCTAGTGCTGGTTCTACCGGCCGCATCTCCTCTTCTTCTATTAATCAGAAGTGTGTTCCATTGAGCCCTCGTATGCTAGTAGTACTATGGATCTGCAGGCCACAACCAAGGCACCACGCAAGCGCAACACCACCAGCGAGACGACCAGATCTGACAGAGTGCCGTGGAGGCGTACCACCGCAAATAGTACCAGGTTCAGGCGGTCGAACCTCCCTGAGATTCCAGAAGATCTTGTGCTGGAGATCCTGGTTCGTCTCCCGGTCAAATCGCTCCTCCGGTTTAAGACCGTATGCAAGGCCTGGCACGTCACCATCTCCAGCCAATCCTTCATCGCTACGCACCTCCAGCGCTCCGCATCCAACCATAAGCGCCGGCCGTCCTTCCTCATCACCCCATATTTGTTAGATAGTGCCAGCCAAGATCTCTGGCCAACCACATTCTCGAACAATATCCGGTTCTACAAGTGGCACCACGACGGTGGTGGTGAAGCCGACAGCGCCAATGTCGATCTCGTGTACGCAAAGGACTTCAGAGGTAGGTTCAGGTCGGTGTACAGGTTGGCGCACTGCCGCGGCCTCGTGCTGCTTCCCACGGACAACAAGCTCTATGTCCTCAACCCGGCCAGGAGGGAGCTTCTCACATTGCCCGAGAGCATTGGGCGCGTGCACGAACCTTCTTCCTTCTGCCGCGGAAGTGTCGGTTTCGGCCATGACCCCTCCACCAACATGTACAAGGTAGTCCAGTGCTTCCGACAACGCTCCTCGGACGATGGCCTGGGGGACTACATCACGGGAATGGAGGTCTTCACGATCGATGGCAGCACAACTCCAAGGTGGAGGGATGTCTTTCCACCGTGCCCCGTTCACAATCGGAGAAACGCGACTTTCTTCAAGGGGTCTCTCTTCTGGCTCCTCCGCGAGAGGGACCGGCTGCTTCGCTTCTGCCTACGGGCAGAAACGTTCAGCTTCACTGTGCACCCACCCTGTCCTCCTGGGCTTGACCTACAAAATTTCAACTTAAGTGAGCTAGATGGTGAATTGTGTCTGGCTCACCATGAATCTTCACCTGGGGTGCTGACGATCTGGATGACCAAGGATGGCGTGAACCCGCAGTGGCATCAAAGATATGTCCTTAACGTGGAACCGTGCTTCACCATGGCTATCTCGCCGTATGGACTCCTTTTGAAGAAACATGATTATACGATCGTACAATACAACTTCCGAAACAACAAGGTGGACGATGTGGCTAGCTTGGAAGATCTAAGGTATCAGGGTTTCGGGACGCACACCGTTGAGTTTAACAAGGGTGAAAACTTGTTCTTCATCGAGATGATTCCTTACACACAAAGTCTTGTTTCGCTAACCAATGCAAGATGAAATGGTGATTATCAGTTTTTGTATGTTATGTCGATCTTAATAAATAATTTCCCTCCAGTCTAAGAAATTTAAAGACCCAAAATCGTTTGTACTGGTGCTAAGAAGGCGATAAATAGGGTTCATACTGGTTCATAATGTGTTTTCTCGGTGAAGGGAGCATATGTGAAATTTGCTTCTTCACACGAGATAATTCTGATGGTTGGATTATCTCGATGAAGATTTAGAGATGATCATAACACACCAATTCAGCAGGAAACCTTACTTCAGCAAAAAATTGTCGCACCGGATCTTCATTCTCATCTTATAATGGTCGAGTAGAATGATTGGGGACACTCTTTATTACCCTTCCGAGGCTAGTATTTTGCATCTTCTTTTTCCACAAGTTGACATAGGGCAATTTACTCTCCGTTTTTTAGCTTGCTATTGAAGGTTTTCACTACATCTATTAAGCTCAAATCTTATCTATCAAGAGTGATGGTTGAGAAAGGTTGAGAAACTGCAAATACCTTACTTTCCAAATAATATCAGTACATAACTAGGTCAATGTATTAATGCATTGCTTATCTCCACGAGACACAATCATATATGAACTGAAAAGGGGAATGGAAAATTTGACTGCACCATGCCGTAGAAGATCTGGGTGTGGAAGGGCATGCGACTTCTATAGCAAAGGCGAGCATAGACAAAGTATCAGGCACTGAATGAATAAACCTAAAGTCTTTCTATCATGCTCTATATATTTTTCGACAGAAAGAGCATCACAaagcactaagagcatctccaccgccacccccgatagcattttgggggccggcaTCGAAAATGTGCTcacaccggtgcgccccaaaaaGCCCCAGTGCTTTTTCAACTGCTGACCCCTtggcgaagggcgcgaatcggagGCGCCGGTGCCTCGCGAGACGATTTTTTTTTGGATGTGGGAGCTGCCTGTCAGTGACGTCAGGGCGTCACGCGGGAGATCTCCCGCCACGATGTCGGGCGGAAAACTCTCCCGCCACGACGTCGCGCGggaggtttcccgcctcgccgccggtctcccacaagcgcttttttttaacgcctttgagctaggcgcaacaagggtgcaaatcaagtattatcaagaggtaaaGCAACAAGATCAATTACTTCTTCCAAAACACCATAAGTTGTCCTATAAATAGAGTCATAAGGcgacttctttctttttctaggaaagtgttccatacctattttgagtggaaattgataatgaattattccatctctcatatcaatgatagcacctgcagttctaagaaacgttcttcccaaaataatagggcatggagcattgcattcaatatccaaaacaacaaaatcaacggggatatAATTATTATTCACTTGTATTCCGAGaaattttcatgtacaacttttctgcgttaataggttagtcccagaaaatgctaaaaagtgtggaaaagtgcacataaaatatATTAGAAttataacaaaacaagcatggagcatcaaaaattatagatacgtctgggacgtatcacccacttgcgcgacgtggaGGGAGTTCAGAAGTTTGGACCCACAGAACACTGGTTTGCCAGAAGTCATGTCTTCCCAAGGTGGCCACACATGGCTCTCGTTAGCAACGACGTCAGTATCGACAAAGCTTCGAGTGATGGTGCAAAATATAGTTGAAAGAAAACATCGAGATCTGAAGCAATGTATGGCTGGCAAGAAAATTCGAGAGCCTATGCCCAGATGCAAGcacctgttcatatgctcgggggctactcttatcagaagtattgtgcatacttctgataagataaTGAGGTGAAGGAAAAAATACAGAGTTATCAAAATAACAGAAGttaagcctacaaccaagtgcaaacactcagctgtagcctcgggggttactcctatcgggagcgctggtcacgcacccgatgaaatatagaGGAAAAAGAAGAGAAAGTAACAAGTCAATATAGAATAGTCGAAGAATTTCtttcgtacatcttcgagttacatataactcgtcatgtactcccatcaggAGGTTAAGATATTATTTCACGAGTCAACTCGAACAAATGAGGAATTCCAGCAGCCGTACAAAGAAGgtcgacaaaatattctcagagcgtgtCCGGcgcggtaaaaactctgaatgccgtaaCTCGCAAAAGagtacgaaggtaagaccccaggatttgtcctgtgtggcgtggcatcgcacccgaatgcgctctcccactttatccatattagcagatgcgaagaaaaatcctaacgaacgcgttaggtactcgataaaataaaaCTGAGATTCGATTCACGATAATTTCTTAAGCGGCGCGTGTCGAATTACGCCGGTATCCCGagttcgagtccagggacttgagcttgaagtaggtttatgcgggtttgccacaatagcagttaactggtacctgatccatcagatgaaccaaccccatttaccatcatccctgtacaaaatagacatTGAGCAAAATATTCATTATGATTCGAAAGTTTCATTAAATAAACATGCGACTCAGTTTTACAatagagattttactcgactctgcgattcaagcaaaatctcgggggctactgatataGGTATGCCGAATAGGCATGCTGAATAAAGTACCCGGGTTTTATGGAGAGTACGTGAAGCCCATGGAGCCGAAGCTTTGGAGGCACAGAAGTCCAGAGATCTTCGGATAAGGAAAAGAAGAGTTGTAGTAGGATTGTTGTATCAAAATAGGAAAGGCCCAATATATATCGggtagtttgtaacttgtacgacacgaaaagcctcggctccacctcctatataaaggggagccgaggcagGAACGGGGATCGAATATTTATCAACAGAACCACCGTAATCTTTAGTCGAGCACCTTTGtcggctgaaacctttgagatatacttgccctctacttcttacgaaaccctaagtctacaatctgtaggcattgacgagttgatACCTCGTCAAACAGCACAAAGTATTTGATGCTTTTAGATGGATACTCATGAAGGGTGATGAGATGATCTAGGAGCACTGCACCTGGGGCAAAGAAATCACAGTCAGATACCGGGCAGATGCATGGCCCTTTCAAGATACGGTACGGAAGccaaccaatgcaagcccaaactCAGTTGTGACCGACCACCTTATACAAAAGTTCCGCTAAAAAATCTTATAGAAAAACCCTTCTAAAATATCCTGGTTGCTCTTTTCTCTACAAGAATACTTGTTAGAATTTGTGATTAAAAAATATAATCACCATTACTTCGTTTCTTTAAAATTGTAGAAATTTATGCCGATCCCAGCTAGTTATCATTTCGAGGGCAACCCGGTAACTTATTTATTTTCAGTAATGATTACAATCCTTTGCATGTCATCAACATTTGCTGGAAAAAAGCTAAAAAAAAAACCATTTGCTGGAAAAATCAACTCCAGTAATGTACTTCCATCGTCATTTGCTGGAAGAATCAACTCACTACAATATTAGACACAACAGGAATTCTAAAATAGATGATACAGAAATGCTCCATACTAATTCACAAACGGATACATAGCAGCAAGTACCAGGATCCTTTAAATACGCTCATCAAAAGAGTAGATATAGAAACAGATTGACACCTTGGAGCACTACTGATAGCTGGGACATGGAGAACCAGAGTAAACGCATATATAAAACTACTTGATCGAACAAATGCAACATTCCAAATGCGGAGGGTTGATTGCATAAAGTATTTCAACACATGCTGCAAGCATGCGCACCGATGAGACAAAACATCAATCATCATCACCGTCCTCGTCACGATCATCCTCTGCGTCATCCTGGTCGGAGTTGTAGTCGTACTCATTCCATTCGTCGTCcgactcctcttcctcctccttcagctcgtCGTTGTCGTAGTACACCATACATATCTTGATGCCGACCATGACACCGGTTCCTCTACCAGGCACGGCACACAAGCATTGCGTTGGTTCCCCGTCAGGTTTGATCTCACATCTTGAGAGTTGGATGTGCCCTTCGAAGCTTGAGAACTGCACTTCGACATCGACCGTGGCCCGTGGAGTTTCTGGCCGTACACAAGTGAGGGAGACTGCATGGCCAAAGGACTCGAGCGTCACCATGTCAAGAAGGAAGAGGCGACCATATCCGCTGCAGAGAACTTGACAGCCCGGCTGGACTGGGAACATGGACCCCCCGAATAATTCAATCGGTGTTTTTGGCAGCTTGTGCAGGGTGGTGAGATGGTCCAGGAGGGCCGCTGTTGGCGCGACGAAGCCGCATCCAGAGATTGGGCAGACGCACGGCCCAATCGGGCACTCTGCCTCGTGCACGTCCTTGTTGTAGTAGGTAATCTTCCTGTTGCATCCGTGCTTGCAGGGAACAAAGATGTTGTTGACGACGCGATCCATGATGTAGCTGCGCTGGGCAGCGGAGCGGTCGCTTTCTGGGAGCTTCATGCAGCAAGGCGAGCAAATGGAATTCCCCTTAGAACACTGAAACGTATCAtacaattttttatttattttgttgatCTGATAGCTAGTGTTATGTACAATAACAATAAGGAAGTGTACTAGTTTACTTAGTACCTGGAAAATGGGAGGCCTGAGGGGGGTGGAGCAGATGGAGCAGTCGAATACCTCCATGCCCATGGTGACATTCTGCATACCACCGCTCTTTCCATCTTGGCAACCAACTCCTTTGCTCTTGTTGTCGGAGTTGACTGATACCTCCATCACCACCAAAGCGCCCTTACGTGCTATAGACTTCTAGTACCCCTGCTCCGCAAAAAAGTATACATAGTGAGTTAGTGACTACAATAGGAGCCCTTTTGTTTCGGACTTCCATTAATCATAAAAAAGCAGTATCAAAGAAGAATCTATTATTTTTTCCTCAAGAATACACAAAGCTGTTATTTGTTCAATCACTGTATCGAGGAAACATGAATTTAATTTTAACAACCGAGAGCTTGCATGCAATTTACATGCCAGGGTCGTATAAGTAGCATGTGCTAATGTACATATGCCACCCAACTTTCCTAGAACCTCAATTTGTAGTACTAACTAATTTTTCTATTAGCACAGAATTACCCTGTGGGTAACGTTGGTATTGGACAAATATGCCTTCTATCAATATGTTGACGATTAATCCATCTTAAAGAATAGTTAGTCGCAATTAATTAATATATCGTGATATTCTACTCCACTCACAAACAAGTCATTGGAACTCCCTCTTCCTAGATTTCCCTTTTCCAGCTGGAAGAAATACTCCATATTTTTCCGCTGCAATTTGCACATCCCCTCTTTACTCCTTCCCTGCATCCAATTATTCTGTGTTCCTTTGAGAATTCAAGAGCATATTACTTCTTCTCCCTTGCTTTCTTGAGGTGCTAGCTGTATTTAGTGCACATTTTGTGGCTAAAATAGTGACGCACAACTACACATGCTTCTAAATAGAATGTATATAGTGCTTATGGTAGGAAAGACAGAGTTGTATTTCTCAATCTATCTAACCTATACAGTTATAGTAATTAGGAAGGACCTACTGAAAGAGTAACTGGAAGTTGCAGACGAGTGTGGGCATTCCTACAACAATCAGAGGATAAATGCATCTGAAGGGCAGTGCCGCATCGCAGACAAATCATCACCAGAGTTGCATACGTACATTTAGCATATTAGATTCTACACGTGCCAAGGCAGGACAAACCGATCGCCATTTTCTTAGTCCTTTGCTCTCACTACAAACCAGAAGAAGCATTGTACAAGATCCTCTAAGGCGAAGCTAAACCAGATAGCAATACATAGAGATAGTGTGGGGTCAGACCACGGAGGCAAATCCGCAAACACATGAACTGCATGCTAAGCAAGTGGCAAATAAACTGGCCGGATATCAAGAGAAGCAATTCAGCGAACACATGGACTGCAGATCAAGCGACTACATGATAAAGGGAGGGGCGAATGCACGAAGAACGGTTTAATCCACCAACGATCGTTGCAGCGGGGCGGCGCCAGAGCCTCGTGGACGGAGCAGATGAACAAAATGCTGAAATCGATCGACGGAGGCGAACCGAGTGCGCTGCGTGGTCGGCTcaagcaaggaggaggaggaggagtagccgAGGAGGGAAGCGAGACTCACCGAAAGAAGAGTTGCAGACGAAGCCGGGGGAGGAGCGCACGGTAGGGAAGaggcggcggtcggcggcgagctgcgaGCGAAACCCTCGAGTAAAGTCCCGCGGCGGCGGAAGCGAGGTCGGTGGAACGTGAAGCCGCTTTGTGGGCTTACCAGCAGTCATGGGCCAAACCAAACTCCTATTGTGACTTGTGACTGGTCACTTCAGAAAAAATCCCCCTAAAAAAAAACCTTGGAAAACTTTAACTAGAAAAAACCTTCTAGAACAATCTGGTTGGTTTTTTTTTCCTGAAAAAACACGTGTCGCAATTTGTGATTAAAAATTTAAACCAATCATCATTTCTTCTTTTCTATGAAATTGTAGAATTTAGAGCTCTATCTAGAGCTGAATCAGATCATACCCCCATTCTTACTCAGGTGTGAAGGCACATTTGGGAAATAAGGTTGATTTCTCTTTCGAGTTGTACTGGTTACGACAAGAAAGCTTTTATGAGATGATTGAGAAAGAGTGGAAGTCGGTACTGACTGAAAACTCTCCTATGGATAGATGGCTAAATAAACTGCGTCATATTAGACGCTTTTTGAGAGGGTGGGCAAAAAACTTAAGTGGAAAATATATAAAGGAAAAAGAGAGACTGCTCTCCATAATTGATATTTTAGATTTGAAAGCTGAAAATCAACCACTGAATGCAGCTGAATGAGAAGCTCTTAACAAGGCGAATGACAGTATTAGGAAATTAAGAAGAGACGAGGAAACAAAATGGGCCCAGAGAGCTAAAGTAAGACATATCCAAGAAGGGAGAAACAATACTAGATATTTTCACTTAATTGCTAATGGAAAGcataggaagaagaaaaaaaattcaattAGAGCAGCAAGAAGGAACCATTGTTGGTCAAGACAATCTAAAAATCTATATTACCGAGTTCTACAAAAAATTGTTCGGACCTCCGGAGCCGACCAATGTATCTTTGATGGAGTACTTTGTACAGGATATTCCACAATTATCAGCTGAAGAAAATGAGATCCTAACAACTCCTTTTACTGAGAAGGAGGTGTTTGATGCGATTTCAcaaatggaacacaacaaagCTCCTGGTCCGGATGGTTTCCCGGCGGAGTTTTATCAGAACAAGTGATTAAAGATGACATTATGGCACTATTTCTTCAGCTCAGTTCAGGGGCTTGCCTCTTTACAAACTGGATTTTGGCGTTATCACTTTACTTCCAAAGAAACCGGATGTGGTCCAGATTCAGCAATATAGGCCTATTTGCCTTCTGAATGTTTGTTTCAAAATCTTCACTAAAGTAGCTACCAATCGTATTACGGGGATTGCCCCCAAAGTAATAAAACCTACTCAGTCTGCATTTATGTCGGGCCGTAACATTCTGGAGGGGGTGGTGCTTTTACATGAAACTATCCATGAATTACATAGTAAAAAAAAATGGATGATGTTctctttaaaattgattttgagaaggcatacAATAAGGTAAAATGGTCCTTCTTGCAACAATCGCTGCGAATGAAAGGTTTTGCAACTGGCTGGTGTAAGTTAATTGAATCTTTCATGCATGGCGGAAGTGTTGGTGTTAAAGTAAATGACGACATTGGTCgttattttcaaacaaaaaagGTGTCGAGCAGGGTGACCCATTatctccaatgctttttaatattatAGCAGACATGCTTGCTATTTTAATTGAAAGAGCAAAGGAGGATGGTCAAGTAGGTGGTctcattcctcatcttgttgagggtggAATCTCTATCCTACAATGTGCTGATGATACAATTCTCTTCTTAGAACATGATTTGCAAAAGGCggtaaatatgaaattaattctatTTTATTTGAAGAACTATCGGGCCTCAAGattaattttcacaaaagtgaGCTATTCTGTTTCGGGAAGGCTAAAGAGGAAGAGCAACAGTATAAACAAATTTTTGGATGTGATATTGGGGCTTTCCCATTCAGATACTTGGGAATCCCTATTCATTATAGGAAGCTTAAAAATTCAGATTGGTACCCAGTAGAGACCCGGTTTGAAGGAAAATTGGGATGTTGGAAAGGAAAGTTACTATCGTATGGCAATAGATTAGTACTTATCAATTCTGTCTTAACAAGTCTTCCaatgttcatgttatcttttcTGGAAATACCCGTCGGGGTAACGAAGCGTCTTGATTtctatagatctagattcttCTGGCAATCGGATGAAGATAAGAGAAAATATAGGCTCACAAGATGGAATATAATTTGCTGACCAAAGGATCAAGGAGGTTTAGGTATTGAAGTCCTTGAACTCAAAAATAAATGTTTACtgagtaaatggctctttaaactACTTAATGAGGAAGGGGTGTGGCAAGAAGTACTACATAACAAATACCTAAGCCAAAAAACACTTGCAGAAGTACAAGCAAAACCGACTAATTCCCCCTTTTGGAAGGGGCTCATGCGGATAAAAAGCGATTTTTTTACTAAAGGATATTTTAAAATTGGTAATGGTACATCGACAAGATTCTGGGAAGATATTTGGTTAGGGGAATCCTCGTTAACACTCAATACCCatctttatataatattgtgaaCCATAAGAATGTGTTGGTGGCTCACGTATTAGCACACGTACCGCTGAATATTGGTTTCAGACGTGTACTATCTGGTAATAAGTGGACAGCGTGGTTACACTTATGCCAAAGATTAACGATGGTTAATTTAAATAATGAACCGGACTGTTTTATGTGGAAGCTAACAACTAATGGGTTGTTTACagtcaaatctatgtatgaggatcttatgaatgatcATACAACGTACTTGCGGAAATATCTTTGGAAGATGAAAATCcccctaaaaattaaaaaatttatgTGGTTCCTAAGTAATAAGGTGCTAttaacaaaagataatttagcAAAGAGACAATGGAATGAGTGTACTAAATGTGTTTTTTGCGGAGAACAAGAGACGGTGGAACACTTATTCTTATCGTGTCCCTTTGCTAAACTAATATGGCGAACTGTTAATTTCACTAATAATATCCCTCCGccaaccaatattacaaatatgtttgaaaattgGTTAAACGGTGTTGACAAACAATCAAAGGTTTTAATTCGCATTGGTGTATCAGCCttatgttggtcaatatggagATGCCGCAATGATATAAGTTTTAACAACAagaaaaatttcaattttttacaGGTGATCTTCTCCATGGTGCATTGGATCCAACTCTGGGCTCTCCTTTCGCCGCAAGAGAAATGGGAtgtcatggcttctggatgcacacggcttcagatggtcgctcaggatatcttgtgccgggCTAGCAGGCAGCATAATAGTCGACTAGAGGATGCTTAGTCACTTTGTGCTGTTTTCtttttttcgctggttgatttttgtatcaactttAAGAGAACCTTGAGATGTAATAAGTACTTCTGAACAAAATATGCTGGGttttaataaaaggctgtgtgcatcatcacgatgcagaagccgggtttattccttttcaaaaaaaaaatgaaattgtAGAATTTGTGCTAAATGTTGTTAATTATTATTATGTGGGTAACCAATACTATATTTACTTTCACTAATATATGATTGCAATCCTTCACAAGGAGCTCATATATGAATGGTGGAACGAAAAATGTCACCTAGCAGAATGAACACTCTGTCTTACTAAATGGACATGCGAGCGTTACATTCTATTGTCACGAGGTCCCTTTGATATGTGAAAGCTAGGGAGGTACATACGGACAACAGAGCGATTACATTCGCCTTCATATCCAAAAAAATGTGCCGACGAGGGAAAAAAAACATTGCCATCTCGAGCCTTTGTGTTTATCTAGGATTCATTATTCATATTGTGTAGTTCTAACGACTAGGCTCTATCCTTTGGCCACAATTCGACAATCATGTCGGGAGGTAGCATGCTTGTCGGGGTAGGCAGCATGCACAGATCTGGCATCTACATGCCCCAGCCTAGGTGTGGCCTGGCTTCAGGTTGTTGAGTCAGATCTTCCCGAGCACGCACATTGGGGATGCATGTGTGTTGCTGGTGTTCCTGGTTGGAGCTGGGACACCGCGTATTTGTCTCGGGTTTGGTTCGGTTGCTGATACTCCTTCTCACCCATCTCACGGTTTCGGTCGACTCCAGGCCATGAATGGTGCCTCGGTGAAAGCTCTGGTTGGATATGTCCACCACTGGTGATGGCGACACTTGTGGGTGTCGGATCCTTTCTTGAATGTATTCCCTTGAAACACATCTTGTCTGGCTTGTTGGTCCACCTCTCCGCCTTGGCTTATTTTCTAAGTGTGGAAGTTGTCTCTGCGTTAGTCATGAAGTCTCCCTGTGATCTCTTCCCTCGTCCCCTTCCTCCATTCATTCTATCTTGGCTACTTAGATACAAAGTTTTCCCTTGTTTGGGCGGCCATCGAAGACCCTAGGGGGTTGTCTTTGTCGGGTTGTGCCATGGGAAACGCCAGTGTTTTCTTCTCAATGGCGGTGGGCTGTGTCTGATAGTTGGCCGGTGACACATTTGAGGGATGGTGTTTTGGGGCCTATGGGAAAGCCCAGGACCGTAGCTCATGCCACAATGACTAAAAC contains:
- the LOC124660641 gene encoding E3 ubiquitin-protein ligase SINA-like 2; this translates as MEVSVNSDNKSKGVGCQDGKSGGMQNVTMGMEVFDCSICSTPLRPPIFQCSKGNSICSPCCMKLPESDRSAAQRSYIMDRVVNNIFVPCKHGCNRKITYYNKDVHEAECPIGPCVCPISGCGFVAPTAALLDHLTTLHKLPKTPIELFGGSMFPVQPGCQVLCSGYGRLFLLDMVTLESFGHAVSLTCVRPETPRATVDVEVQFSSFEGHIQLSRCEIKPDGEPTQCLCAVPGRGTGVMVGIKICMVYYDNDELKEEEEESDDEWNEYDYNSDQDDAEDDRDEDGDDD